The nucleotide sequence CCTGCATGGCTGCTGCGAGAACGAAGGATCGGGCAGCGCGCGTCTCCTGTTCGATGAAATGCTCGCGAGGAGAGTTCGGCCTACGGTCGTGAGTTACAATGTGCTCATCGGCTACTCGTGTAGAAACGGCGACTCGGTAACCGGCATGAGATTAAAGGAGGAGATGGTGAAGAAGGGGATTCAGCCGAACGCCATCACCTATGCCTTGTTGATGGAAGGACTGTGCTCGGAGGGGAAGTATGATGCGGCGAGGAAGTTGATGTTCGACATGGAGTACCAGGGCTGCAAGACGACGCTGGTGAACTACGGCGTCCTGATGAGCGATCGCGGGAGGAGAGGTGATTTCGACAGGATAAGGGAGCTGCTAGCGGAGATGAATAGGAGGAAGCTGAAGCCCGACGTGGTGATCTACGGCATCTTGATCAACTACTTGTGCGTCGCAGGGAGAACCGCGGAAGCGTACAAGGTGTTGGTGGAGATGCAGATCAAAGGCTGCGAGCCAAATGCAGCGACGTACCGCATGATGGTGGATGGCTTCTGCAGGGCTGGGGAGTTTGAGAAGGCAGTGGGGGTCTTGAATGCGATGCTGGCGAGCAAGCATTCCCCCCGCGCCGAGAGCTTTAGGTGTTTGATACTGGGGCTGTGTGAGAGTGGGAAGCTGGAGGAGGCTTGCTTTGTTTTGGAGGAGATGATAAAAAGGAAGATGGGTTTGGATGTAGAGGGGTGGAAAGCTTTGGCTGAGGCCACCATAGGTGGCAATTGTGTTCTTGAGGATCAACTTCTGAGTCAGCTAATCTTTCAGTCTCCCTGATGAAGATTAAAAGTTGGAGTCATTGCTTATTATTCTTTGTATGGAACTTTCAGAGAGATGATGAGTAACAGACAACCACATAATATTATCATTTGATGTAAAATTGAGAGGAAGCAAATAGATTAGCTGGAATTTTGGCCTATATAACATAAATGCTGCTAATAGCACAACCATTTATCACTTGAAATTTCCCTTTCATTGTTACATTTTGGTTCCCTCTTGAAATCTTACACTTTACTACAGTCAAACTCTAAAAAGTGATGAGCAATTACACTGATATTTAGGTACAGTAACACCAAAATGTTCTCTTTGAAGCTTCAAATCTTCAATCCAATAGAAAGAGCTGAAAGGATGGTTTTATATATGTTCAGCATACCCAAAACTCTTGATAACTGCCAGAGCCTTTTTTTTCTGAATCATAAATCCTTCCTCCTGGTGGAAACATATGAACACGATTGGTTATGCATGCAAACAGCAAAA is from Musa acuminata AAA Group cultivar baxijiao chromosome BXJ3-8, Cavendish_Baxijiao_AAA, whole genome shotgun sequence and encodes:
- the LOC135644070 gene encoding pentatricopeptide repeat-containing protein At1g07740, mitochondrial-like, which translates into the protein MLRRASKFKDKRSRPRKPARDRTPIPLLEELKSTADPAAALRRLQDADPDVLSYPVCSSLLYRLAKARLLPELNSLLALLRAHRIPCKEAAFNSLIRRLGRAGLPDRALALFLDLPSFDCPSAPSLQSLNSALAALVDNRRLDQARALLGRCADFGIRPNAVSYNILLHGCCENEGSGSARLLFDEMLARRVRPTVVSYNVLIGYSCRNGDSVTGMRLKEEMVKKGIQPNAITYALLMEGLCSEGKYDAARKLMFDMEYQGCKTTLVNYGVLMSDRGRRGDFDRIRELLAEMNRRKLKPDVVIYGILINYLCVAGRTAEAYKVLVEMQIKGCEPNAATYRMMVDGFCRAGEFEKAVGVLNAMLASKHSPRAESFRCLILGLCESGKLEEACFVLEEMIKRKMGLDVEGWKALAEATIGGNCVLEDQLLSQLIFQSP